The nucleotide sequence tttggtttgaattcgatttggatctttgcgggtttggtttgggtttggataactaatttaaattatttttaaagtcttaaatcattatatattttaaatttctcaaaatgtataaataaaataatatattacgtataaatttgaataacatatgtcataatacttaagcttaacatatcaattggcttgatttaaaattttggatacgaaatcaataattattttaagtatttttggtgatttgagtatactttaactatttcagatatttacttttgactatctatatatattttcaagtatttaaaccaatttaaaagtatcatttttgatgttttatatacgttaaatctaaaaataattaatatatataagtatataaatctatttttagataaattcggatacccaaatacttcggttcggatcagattcggttctctaaataacaaaattttgaataattagaatatttaatcaatttatgtttgggtttggtactatatctttggatcggtatcggttatgttcctcggattcatttttccaaatcctaataattacatgaaaaacaaatatcaacatatttttcaaaatatacacccgcgcgcctgcgcggatcaaaatctagttttcgaTTAAGTATGATGCGTCTGGCTGACTAAGACCGATTCTTTATTTTCTGGTTAAGCTAATTAATTTACCATCAGGGATGTAAATTAAGACCATCGTTGAGATTAgctaaacctaaaaaaaatatcagcCTTTGTGGACTAAGGGACCATTTAGTGCAGTTGGATCGGAGACGGAGAAAAAACGACTTCAAAAGCAACATATATTTTGTCAAGTACATGTTCGTAATCGAATAGTATGGAAACAACCACAAAAACATGAATATTTGTAATTGGAAGGAGTATATGAATGATACGTCGAAAAGCAAAATGGGCTAGTTAAATTTCAccattattttttccttttgttcTCAATGATGAGAAAGCTCACTATATAAATGAATGACATGCGTCAGCTCACTAGACTGATCCTAACATAGTAAAATGCACTTTGATTTGGACAATGAATTACATGAAAACCGGTATCTGCAACAGATTTTTATCAACGAGCCAATGATTGTATCTACACCgatgaaaaaaaaaggttttcaaTTTTACTTGGTTGAATTTCAACGACATAAATAATTCCTTCTTAATTTTACAATCCAACATATAGCAAGAGCAAAAATACAACAGTTGACAAGCTACATGAGGTATTCCAAAAAATAGTTCTACTATGTTTTGTGTTGATTCTAAATCACCAGTTTTCTGAATCAGTGTCTAATTCAAAATAGTATAGGTATTTCTTAGCAAACAAGTATAGATATTATGCAGCTACGAAGCAGTAAGGCTTCTTAATTACTTGTACAActctattatttttctttgatgGGACAAAGAAGATCTGGTTCTACTTGCGCTCTCGTACAAGATAGAGCTAGTTTTAGACTTCAAAGCTCAATATCttaggtttaaaaaaaaaaaaccacacaAAGCTCACTTCTTAGGCAAAGGTAAAGCCTTTGTAGGAACCTTATCCGTTGAAACGCCACCACGAGCCTTCAACCGCAACTCCTCAAAAAGCCTTTTGGCTTCTTTCAATTCATCTTTCGCGCTATCTCCATGATTATCCCAAGCTTTGATTACTTGCTGCTGAAACTCCACCGCAAGGCTATAGCtgcaaaaaatgttcaaagacATTAAAAAACACTCTTACAACACAAGAACATGATTGTGTTTAAACAATAACTCCACTTACTTTCCCATCCCAGCATAAGCCTTTGAAAGATTCTGACAAGCATCGATCGAATCAACATGGTTCGGACCAAGCGAAACATCCATAATGTCTTTAGCAACAGCAAACATCTGCGCAGCGGACTGAGGCCTCCCCAGTTCCAAATAAGCAGCGCCGAGATTATTATAAACATACCCAACTCCAAAATGTTTAGCACCAAAGCTCTCCTTCAACCTCTCCGCCGCGCTTTCCAAATAAGGAACGGCTTGAGAGACTCTCCCGGAGAACAAAAGCAACCAACCAATCCTCGCCGCAACACTCCCTTCCGAATGCTGCTCCTGAGGCAGCCTCTCCAGTATCCCCAGCGTCTTCTGCAGCAAAGAAATCGCTACCTCAAACTCGTTCATCAACTCATACTGCATCGCCACCTCAGAGTAAGCCTCAGCCACTTCAACAGGTGAACAACCTTCCTTCTTCTCCAAAACCTCGCAAGCCATCTCCAAACACCTCTTAGACTCAGCAAACTTCTGCTGATTCACAAGCGCTTTCGACATCGATATAAACACCATCCCCCTCATCTCACTCCCTTCATCAGTCCCCTCCACAACCCTCCTCAACACATCTATAGCTTCATCATACCTCCCCAACGCAACCTTCATGTTAGCAGCATCAATCTCCGCGCGAATCAGCTCCCCTTTCATCCCCCAATTCTTCAGCACCCTCTGAGACAATCTATTCTCCTCCAAGGCCTTGTCATGCTGCTCCAAACCACTGTAGATCACTCCAAGAACTCTCCTATCCTGCGCCACCTCAGCAGAGTTACTCCCCAGCTCCTTCTTATGTATCTCCAACGCCTTCAACGCGTAAGGCAACGCCTCGTTGAAATTCAAAACCGCCACGTAGGCATCAGCAAGACTCCTATTCGCAGCGCCCATCTCTTTACTCCCTTCCTCGAAAGCCATCTCTTTAATCTCCAAACTCTTCTTCAGATTCTCAATCGCTTCCTCTCTCCTCCCCATAGCGTTCTTGACGTTAGCTAGCTCGAGGTGGACCGCGTGGAGAACCGGCCTAACGTCCTCCACACTGCAATCGCCTTCCTTTTCTAATTTAACGAGAATCCGGTTCGCTCTGTTTAAGTAACCCAAACCATCGCTAAACCGTTTTAAACCGTAATTAGCGGATCCCATGAGCTGCAAGGCCATGGCGGTTAGGAGATTCGGTTTGTTAGCTGCTACATCGAACGATCTGAGAGCTTTGGTTGCGTAAGAGAGGACCGTTTCGGGATCGTCGCCTTCTCGATCGAGGTGGAGACCTAGCTTGAGAGCGGATAGGCCTAGCTCGTTGCCTTCGAAGGATAGCTCCATCTGCTTGAAGAGACGGACCATTTCGTCGGTGGTGGTTGCGGACTCGAAGGCTTCTTCGAGATCGAGTTTTTCTTGGTCTATTGGAGTCTCCGGCGGGTCTTCGGCGTGGATGGTTAGGTTTCGGCGTGGGTTGGAGAAGGAGTGGTTGTTGTTGAGGGTCGGGGGATGGGGTTTGGAGTGAGTGGAGATTTCGCGTGGTGGggagaggagagaagaagatgaagatgaagtaGTAGTATCGGAGATGTAGTTAAGGCGGAGTAGAGGTGGGATTGGTTTGAATTTGTGGAATTGGAGGCGACGGATTAGGGAGATTGAGAGACTTTTCATGGCGGAGCTCTGAGAAATGGCGTCGTCGCAAAAACCCTCTCTTGAGCAAAACTACTCTAAAGACGAgtatattttagggttttagttatAAAACCTCAGCTAGTTTTTGATCGTATAAAaatctattaattattttatccaTTCCACAAAAAATAGAGTTttcaactttttaaaataaatctatgatactaaaataatttctttgtaatattataatttcaaaatgaaagttttttttctgtcataattatctttaattaatatttgatgAAGTGGATAAACAAACAGTGTGGTAATCAATAGAGAAATGCAGCGTTTTGATTGAAGAAAATGGTAATTCATTTTTTCTTGAGCCAAAACAGTGTGTTTTAatttaacagaaaataaaatacttgaattgagaaatttaaatgttcaaaacaataattaatggattttgtgatttaaaaatggaaagttttatcattaaaatcttataaaataatacaacaGTAATTCATTTCTTTTTAAAGAAACACTATTAAACGAACATTTAAATACAATAATACAACAAACAATAAAGAATTGCATGAAATGTTAGATTGAAACAtagaaaaagacaagaaaaatgttattattcCGACATCTTTTCCAAGTCCAAGAGAACACTTTTAACAAGCATCTCTTTATCTTTTCCATATCAATCACcactaaaacaaagaaaaaaaagaaacaactttGAATCCAAAAAAATTCATAGTTGTTCACCCTAAGCTTGATGATGTTGAAGTTTCATGAGGTCCTTGAGCTATATACATCACCGAAATGTAGACCAATCCCAccttcaacatcatcatcatcatcatccatgaATGTAGTTCTTGACAAATTCCTTCTTGCATCATCTCCCCAATCCaaaccttcttcttcctcctcttcttcaatGCTTCTTCCTTCCCACGAATTGTCTAACAAGTTTCTCGCTGTGTACGGGTTTATGAAATCAGGTGGCTCGATGAAGCTATTAGCCGCTGCGGGATGAGATGCACCGTTGTGAGAAGAACCGTCTCCGCCTCTTCCCCACCACTGACTCCTACCATcaagaggatgatgatgacCATAGTTTTCTTCTCCTTCAGGTTCTCGCTGGCGCAGAATGCTACCTCTGAAGAACTGACCCGACGTGCTTGCTTCCATATCTCCACCACGGACTCCCAGATTAGGAGGCCAACAGTCCACACCGTCTAGATTTGGAGTCAAGAGCTCGTTCACTACTCTCTCTACCGGGTGATGATCGGTTCTGTTGTGAGGCTGAGAAGTGTAGTACCAGTCAAGAAGATAAGGGTGGTTCCTCTGATCTGAATCAATCAGCCACATGGAGTCAATGTGATTGCGTGGATTTCTCGGAGCGTCTCTGTATAAAACGCTGTTATTATCTATATGACCAGGACGAAAGATAGGAGCTTCACGCCACGCCCTGCTAGGAGAGAATGTGTGTCTTGTGTTTATCTCTTGAAGCTTTCGGTCCCGGAAGGCTCTGAGATTGGATAGAAACTGCTTCCCAAGAGAATCTGATTCCCAAGAAGGGTAACTACTCTGGAAACtgtcaaaacatattaaaacacTTCATTgtttagaaagagagagagagagagagagaggacataACACTGAGAGCTTTCAAATGAAAATGATGGTTCAGACCTCAAGAATGACTTCTCCATTTTCCCCTGAGAGCTTCTGTTCTCACGAGATACATTACGAGGTGAACCATACTTAGCATTCCCATGGTTCTCGAAGTCAAAAGCACTAAAGCTGCAAGCGGAATAGCCAGCCAAAAGATTATaaagtggttttttttttttgcgagaGAGATCAAAAGCACTAAAGTGATATACCTGCAAACGTTGCCTACACCTTCAATATCAACTGTAAAATCTCTTATGAATTGCAGTATATCATCAACCCGCTGCAAAGTAAACACAATGTGTTAAAACTTCTCAACAATAATTATACCTTTGGCCCTCTATACACACTGAGCAAAATGACATAATTATACCTTTGGCACGATAAACATCAGCAAAAACGGTGTTATGAAAATAGAAGCTATCTCCTCCAGCAACATCATTCCAGTATACTGCAGCGAATAAATTTCCATTAAGAATCATTTATGGagaaagcaaaataaaaaaagacgGGAAACAAGATCATGTTTGGCATCATATTCCATACGATCATCAAAGAGAAGACATCAAAGTTACTAAGAAAATAGATGTTTTACCTGAAACAAGGTCTCTAACTCCAAACGGACATCATCTTTGTTCTCCTTACCACGCCATCTCTTAGGCATATAGTGAGTGTGTTGCACCACCGCAGCCATAGTTCCCACAGGGTCGAGGACCAAAAGTTCATCCGAGATAGCAGCCCGACTAATGGCTGTAATAGTTCCAAACACAGCAGCATACCAGAACAAATTGCGACCA is from Brassica napus cultivar Da-Ae chromosome A4, Da-Ae, whole genome shotgun sequence and encodes:
- the BNAA04G18090D gene encoding protein KINESIN LIGHT CHAIN-RELATED 1, whose translation is MKSLSISLIRRLQFHKFKPIPPLLRLNYISDTTTSSSSSSLLSPPREISTHSKPHPPTLNNNHSFSNPRRNLTIHAEDPPETPIDQEKLDLEEAFESATTTDEMVRLFKQMELSFEGNELGLSALKLGLHLDREGDDPETVLSYATKALRSFDVAANKPNLLTAMALQLMGSANYGLKRFSDGLGYLNRANRILVKLEKEGDCSVEDVRPVLHAVHLELANVKNAMGRREEAIENLKKSLEIKEMAFEEGSKEMGAANRSLADAYVAVLNFNEALPYALKALEIHKKELGSNSAEVAQDRRVLGVIYSGLEQHDKALEENRLSQRVLKNWGMKGELIRAEIDAANMKVALGRYDEAIDVLRRVVEGTDEGSEMRGMVFISMSKALVNQQKFAESKRCLEMACEVLEKKEGCSPVEVAEAYSEVAMQYELMNEFEVAISLLQKTLGILERLPQEQHSEGSVAARIGWLLLFSGRVSQAVPYLESAAERLKESFGAKHFGVGYVYNNLGAAYLELGRPQSAAQMFAVAKDIMDVSLGPNHVDSIDACQNLSKAYAGMGNYSLAVEFQQQVIKAWDNHGDSAKDELKEAKRLFEELRLKARGGVSTDKVPTKALPLPKK